A region from the Streptomyces lydicus genome encodes:
- a CDS encoding acyl-CoA dehydrogenase family protein: protein MAEFTMELNDEQKEVRDWVHGFAADVIRPAAAEWDEREETPWPVIQEAAKIGLYSLDFYAQQFFDPTGLGIPMSMEELFWGDAGIGLSIVGTGLAAVGVLANGTEEQIGTWIPQMYGDVDDVKVAAFCSSEPDAGSDVAAMRTRAVYDEAKDEWVLNGTKTWATNGGIANVHVVVAAVDPELGSKGHASFIVPPNTPGLSQGQKFKKHGIRASHTAEVVLEDVRVPGHCLLGGKEKLDERLARAREKAKGGGERLKNAAMATFEASRPAVGAMAVGTARAAYEEALEYAKTRSQFGRPIIDNQGVAFQLADMRTQIDAARLLVWRASWMAVTGKPFTSAEGSMSKLFASEVAKKVTAQAVQILGGNGFTREYPVERMHRDAAIYTIFEGTSEIQRLVIARTVSGMPIR from the coding sequence ATGGCCGAGTTCACCATGGAGCTCAACGACGAGCAGAAGGAAGTCCGTGACTGGGTTCACGGCTTCGCCGCGGACGTCATACGCCCCGCCGCCGCCGAATGGGACGAGCGCGAGGAGACCCCCTGGCCGGTCATCCAGGAAGCTGCCAAGATCGGTCTGTACTCGCTGGACTTCTACGCCCAGCAATTCTTCGACCCCACCGGCCTCGGTATCCCCATGTCCATGGAGGAGCTGTTCTGGGGTGACGCCGGCATCGGCCTGTCGATCGTGGGCACCGGACTCGCCGCCGTCGGTGTGCTCGCGAACGGCACCGAGGAGCAGATCGGCACCTGGATCCCGCAGATGTACGGCGACGTCGACGACGTCAAGGTCGCGGCCTTCTGCTCGTCGGAACCGGACGCCGGCTCGGACGTCGCCGCGATGCGCACCCGTGCGGTCTACGACGAGGCCAAGGATGAGTGGGTGCTCAACGGCACCAAGACCTGGGCCACCAACGGAGGCATCGCCAACGTCCACGTCGTCGTCGCGGCGGTCGACCCCGAGCTCGGCTCCAAGGGGCACGCGTCCTTCATCGTCCCCCCGAACACCCCCGGTCTCTCCCAGGGGCAGAAGTTCAAGAAGCACGGCATCCGCGCCTCGCACACCGCCGAGGTCGTCCTGGAGGACGTCCGGGTCCCCGGCCACTGCCTGCTCGGCGGCAAGGAGAAGCTGGACGAGCGTCTCGCCCGTGCCCGGGAGAAGGCCAAGGGGGGTGGTGAGCGTCTGAAGAACGCGGCCATGGCCACCTTCGAGGCCTCCCGTCCGGCCGTCGGCGCGATGGCGGTCGGTACCGCCCGCGCGGCCTACGAGGAGGCCCTGGAGTACGCCAAGACCCGCTCCCAGTTCGGCCGCCCGATCATCGACAATCAGGGCGTGGCCTTCCAGCTCGCCGATATGCGCACCCAGATCGACGCCGCCCGCCTGCTGGTCTGGCGCGCTTCCTGGATGGCGGTGACCGGTAAGCCGTTCACCTCCGCCGAGGGCTCCATGTCCAAGCTCTTCGCCAGTGAGGTCGCCAAGAAGGTCACCGCGCAGGCCGTACAGATTCTCGGCGGCAACGGCTTCACCCGCGAATACCCGGTCGAGCGGATGCATCGCGACGCGGCTATCTACACGATTTTCGAAGGCACCAGTGAAATTCAGCGACTGGTGATCGCCCGGACGGTTTCGGGGATGCCGATTCGGTGA
- the gcl gene encoding glyoxylate carboligase has product MPRMTAARAAVEILKREGVSHAFGVPGAAINPFYAALKGAGGIDHTLARHVEGASHMAEGYTRTHPGNIGVCLGTSGPAGTDMITGLYSATGDSIPILCITGQAPTAVIQKEDFQAVDIAAIAKPVTKAATTVMEAAQVPGVFQQAFHLMRSGRPGPVLIDLPIDVQLTEIDFDPETYEPLPAFKPTATRAQVEKALGLLSESQRPLIVAGGGIINADAPELLVEFAELTGIPVVPTLMGWGILADDHELNAGMVGLQTSHRYGNANFLESDFVLGIGNRWANRHTGKLDVYTRGRKFVHVDIEPTQIGKIFAPDYGIASDAKAALELFVEVARELGDAGALPDRSAWAASTQVRKARLQRRTHFDDIPMKPQRVYEEMNKAFGPETRYVTTIGLSQIAGAQMLHVYKPRHWINCGQAGPLGWTIPAALGVATADPQTPVVALSGDYDFQFMLEELAVGAQHRIPYVHVLVNNAYLGLIRQAQRNLDINFQVNLEFENINAPELGVYGVDHIKVVEGLGCKALRVTDPSELGAAFEEAKKLAAEHRVPVVVEAILERITNISMSGSDIASVQEWEDIATEPGHAPTAIKPLKV; this is encoded by the coding sequence ATGCCTCGAATGACAGCCGCTCGTGCCGCGGTGGAGATCCTCAAGCGGGAGGGCGTGAGCCATGCCTTCGGAGTGCCGGGGGCCGCGATCAACCCCTTCTACGCGGCGCTCAAGGGCGCGGGCGGGATCGATCACACGCTGGCCCGCCATGTCGAGGGCGCCTCGCACATGGCCGAGGGGTACACCCGCACCCACCCGGGCAACATCGGCGTCTGCCTCGGCACCTCCGGTCCGGCCGGCACGGATATGATCACCGGCCTCTACTCCGCGACCGGCGACTCGATCCCGATCCTCTGCATCACCGGCCAGGCGCCGACCGCGGTGATCCAGAAGGAGGACTTCCAGGCCGTCGACATCGCCGCGATCGCCAAGCCGGTCACCAAGGCCGCCACCACGGTCATGGAGGCCGCGCAGGTCCCCGGCGTCTTCCAGCAGGCCTTCCACCTGATGCGCTCCGGGCGGCCCGGCCCGGTCCTGATCGACCTGCCGATCGATGTGCAGCTGACGGAGATCGACTTCGACCCCGAGACGTACGAGCCGCTGCCGGCCTTCAAACCGACCGCGACCCGCGCCCAGGTCGAGAAGGCCCTCGGGCTGCTGAGCGAGTCGCAGCGGCCGCTGATCGTCGCCGGTGGCGGCATCATCAACGCCGACGCCCCCGAGCTGCTGGTCGAATTCGCCGAACTGACCGGCATCCCCGTCGTCCCCACCCTGATGGGCTGGGGAATCCTCGCCGACGACCACGAGCTCAACGCCGGGATGGTCGGCCTGCAGACCTCGCACCGCTACGGCAACGCGAACTTCCTGGAGTCCGACTTCGTCCTGGGCATCGGCAACCGCTGGGCCAACCGCCACACCGGCAAGCTCGATGTCTACACCCGGGGCCGGAAGTTCGTCCACGTCGACATCGAGCCGACCCAGATCGGCAAGATCTTCGCCCCGGACTACGGCATCGCCTCGGACGCCAAGGCCGCGCTGGAGCTGTTCGTCGAGGTCGCGCGCGAACTCGGGGACGCGGGCGCGCTGCCGGACCGCTCCGCCTGGGCCGCCTCCACCCAGGTGCGCAAGGCCCGGTTGCAGCGCCGTACGCACTTCGACGACATCCCGATGAAACCGCAGCGCGTCTACGAGGAGATGAACAAGGCCTTCGGCCCGGAGACCCGCTACGTCACCACCATCGGCCTCTCCCAGATCGCCGGCGCGCAGATGCTGCACGTCTACAAGCCGCGTCACTGGATCAATTGCGGCCAGGCCGGCCCGCTCGGCTGGACCATCCCGGCCGCGCTGGGCGTGGCCACCGCGGACCCACAGACGCCGGTCGTCGCCCTCTCCGGCGACTACGACTTCCAGTTCATGCTCGAAGAGCTGGCCGTCGGCGCCCAGCACAGGATCCCTTATGTGCATGTCCTGGTGAACAACGCGTACCTGGGCCTGATCCGCCAGGCCCAGCGCAACCTCGACATCAATTTCCAGGTCAACCTGGAGTTCGAGAACATCAACGCCCCCGAGCTGGGCGTCTACGGCGTGGACCACATCAAGGTCGTCGAGGGTCTGGGCTGCAAGGCCCTCCGCGTCACCGACCCGAGCGAGTTGGGCGCCGCCTTCGAGGAAGCCAAGAAGCTGGCCGCCGAGCACCGTGTCCCGGTCGTGGTCGAGGCGATCCTCGAACGGATCACCAACATCTCGATGAGCGGCAGCGACATCGCCAGTGTCCAGGAGTGGGAGGACATCGCCACCGAGCCGGGCCATGCGCCCACCGCGATCAAGCCGCTCAAGGTCTGA
- a CDS encoding cytochrome P450 family protein: protein MRPTVNNPLDSAEFSRDPYPLLAALRARGPVQRVRTGNGRTTWVVTGWAEARAALADARLSKDTARYFADRPGNRRLAPAVSRTMLATDPPHHGRLRRLAMKAFTPAAVARLEPRIRAIAEELADALATRGSADLVEEFAEPLPITVISELLDVPEPDRAAVRRWSHDLFAAAAPDTVDRASHALSDYMTRLIAARRENLGDDVLSGLIAARDEADRLSEAELVSLAVLLVVAGHETTTHLIGNGMVALLQDDALRSRLRADPGLLPAAVEEFLRHDSPITLATFRFATEPVDLGGARISAGEVVLVSPGAANRDPARFVAPDEVRLDRPGGHLSFGHGPHHCLGAPLARLEARIAFEVLLTRFPGIRPAVDSWDALEWRRTRLMHGPAGLPVVLGP from the coding sequence ATGAGGCCGACCGTGAACAACCCCCTGGACTCAGCCGAGTTCTCCCGGGATCCGTATCCGCTGCTCGCCGCCCTGCGGGCGCGCGGCCCGGTACAGCGGGTGCGTACCGGCAACGGCCGTACGACCTGGGTCGTCACCGGCTGGGCGGAGGCCAGGGCGGCGCTGGCGGATGCCCGGCTGTCGAAGGACACCGCCCGCTACTTCGCCGACCGGCCCGGCAACCGCCGACTGGCCCCCGCCGTCAGCCGCACCATGCTCGCCACCGACCCGCCGCACCACGGCCGGCTGCGGAGGCTGGCGATGAAGGCCTTCACTCCAGCGGCCGTGGCACGGCTGGAGCCCCGTATCCGGGCGATCGCAGAGGAGCTGGCCGACGCACTGGCCACGCGTGGGTCGGCCGACCTCGTCGAGGAGTTCGCCGAGCCGCTGCCGATCACGGTGATCAGCGAGCTGCTGGATGTGCCGGAGCCGGACCGTGCGGCGGTCCGGCGCTGGTCCCATGACCTGTTCGCCGCGGCGGCCCCGGACACCGTGGACCGCGCGTCACACGCCCTCAGCGACTACATGACGCGGCTGATCGCGGCCCGGCGCGAAAACCTGGGGGACGACGTCCTCAGCGGCCTGATCGCCGCCCGGGACGAAGCCGACCGGCTGTCCGAAGCCGAACTCGTCTCCCTGGCCGTACTGTTGGTGGTCGCGGGTCACGAGACCACCACCCATCTCATCGGCAACGGCATGGTGGCCCTGCTCCAGGACGACGCGCTCCGCTCCCGCCTCCGGGCCGATCCCGGTCTGCTCCCCGCCGCGGTCGAGGAGTTCCTGCGCCACGACTCCCCGATCACGCTCGCGACCTTCCGCTTCGCCACCGAACCCGTCGACCTCGGCGGCGCCCGGATCAGCGCGGGAGAGGTGGTGCTGGTGTCCCCCGGAGCCGCCAATCGCGATCCCGCACGGTTCGTCGCACCGGACGAGGTACGCCTCGACCGCCCGGGCGGTCATCTCTCGTTCGGACACGGCCCGCACCACTGCCTCGGTGCCCCGCTGGCCCGCCTCGAGGCCCGTATCGCCTTCGAGGTACTGCTGACGCGCTTCCCGGGCATCCGCCCGGCGGTGGACAGTTGGGACGCACTGGAGTGGCGTCGCACCCGCCTGATGCACGGGCCGGCCGGACTCCCGGTTGTCCTCGGACCGTGA
- a CDS encoding AlkA N-terminal domain-containing protein codes for MSEDSRYEAVRSRDARFDGAFFFAVSTTGIYCRPSCPATTPRRHNVAFFPTAAAAQGSGFRACRRCRPDAVPGSAEWNARADVVGRAMRLIGDGVVDREGVTGLAARLGYSARQVQRQLNAELGAGPVALARAQRAHTARVLLQTTGLRAAEIAFAAGFASVRQFNDTIKEIYALTPGELRAGRPGKAARGAPVPSHAAPGVLPLRLAFRGPYAAPQLFDHLQRRAITGIEEVSGEPGARTYRRTLRLPHGTGIAEVDEATGDGWLNCRLRLTELRDLTTAGQRVRRLFDLDADPYAVAERLGEDPVLARLVDRHPGLRSPGAADPDELAVRAVLGRQVSVAAGRALGDALVAAYGEPLPEPSGTLTHLFPRADDLAQASLAEIGMPGSRRTALRTLGAALADGTVVLDAGADRDEAERALLGLRGIGPWTAGYIRMRALGDPDVLLTGDAAVLAGMRRAGVPTDSVAARSDDWRPWRSYALHHFWNVPVAGPAHPHPSTTESTGP; via the coding sequence ATGAGCGAGGACAGCAGGTACGAGGCGGTGCGCAGCAGGGACGCCAGATTCGACGGCGCCTTCTTCTTCGCGGTGTCCACGACCGGGATCTACTGCCGGCCGAGCTGCCCCGCCACCACGCCCCGACGGCACAACGTCGCCTTCTTCCCGACCGCCGCGGCCGCCCAGGGCTCGGGCTTCCGGGCGTGCCGCCGCTGCCGCCCCGACGCGGTGCCCGGCTCCGCCGAGTGGAATGCCCGCGCCGATGTCGTCGGGCGGGCGATGCGGCTGATCGGCGACGGTGTGGTGGACCGGGAGGGGGTCACCGGGCTGGCGGCCCGGCTCGGGTACAGCGCCCGGCAGGTGCAGCGGCAGCTGAATGCCGAGCTCGGCGCCGGCCCGGTGGCACTCGCGCGGGCGCAGCGCGCCCACACCGCGCGGGTTCTGCTGCAGACCACCGGCCTGCGGGCCGCCGAGATCGCGTTCGCCGCCGGGTTCGCCAGCGTGCGCCAGTTCAACGACACCATCAAGGAGATCTACGCGCTCACGCCGGGCGAGCTGCGGGCCGGCCGCCCCGGGAAAGCGGCCCGAGGCGCCCCGGTGCCGTCGCACGCTGCGCCCGGGGTGCTGCCGCTGCGGCTGGCCTTCCGGGGCCCGTACGCGGCACCGCAGCTCTTCGACCACCTCCAGCGGCGCGCGATCACCGGTATCGAGGAGGTCAGCGGCGAGCCCGGCGCCCGCACCTACCGGCGCACCCTGCGGCTGCCGCACGGCACCGGTATCGCCGAGGTCGACGAGGCGACCGGAGACGGCTGGCTGAACTGCCGGCTGCGCCTCACCGAACTGCGCGACCTCACCACCGCGGGGCAGCGGGTGCGGCGCCTCTTCGACCTGGACGCGGACCCGTACGCGGTCGCCGAGCGGCTCGGTGAAGACCCCGTCCTGGCACGGCTGGTGGACCGGCATCCCGGACTGCGGTCTCCGGGGGCCGCCGACCCGGACGAGCTGGCGGTCCGCGCCGTGCTCGGCCGGCAGGTCTCGGTCGCGGCCGGACGCGCTCTCGGTGACGCGCTGGTCGCCGCGTACGGCGAACCCCTGCCGGAGCCGTCCGGAACGCTCACCCACCTCTTCCCCCGCGCCGACGATCTGGCACAGGCCTCGCTCGCGGAGATCGGCATGCCCGGATCGCGGCGGACGGCCCTGCGCACCCTCGGCGCCGCGCTCGCCGACGGCACCGTCGTGCTGGACGCCGGAGCCGACCGGGACGAAGCCGAACGGGCGCTGCTCGGCCTGCGCGGCATCGGCCCGTGGACCGCGGGCTACATCCGGATGCGCGCCCTCGGGGACCCCGATGTGCTGCTCACCGGCGATGCGGCCGTACTGGCCGGGATGCGCCGGGCCGGAGTCCCGACGGACAGTGTGGCCGCGCGGTCGGACGACTGGCGCCCCTGGCGCTCGTACGCTCTGCACCACTTCTGGAACGTGCCGGTCGCCGGACCGGCGCACCCCCACCCCTCCACCACGGAAAGCACCGGACCATGA
- a CDS encoding methylated-DNA--[protein]-cysteine S-methyltransferase, with the protein MTLYTTLDSPLGELLLVGEESAAAPGGTALASLSVPGQKGGATVQDGWTYDPDAFAEIARQLRAYFDGELTRFALTFADTRGTDFQRRVWRALEAVPYGTTTTYGAIAAGIGAARGAVRAVGTAIGANPLLVVRPCHRVIAADGSLSGYAGGPVRKRQLLGIEGAGPDAG; encoded by the coding sequence ATGACGCTCTACACCACCCTCGACAGCCCGCTGGGCGAACTCCTGCTGGTCGGCGAGGAATCAGCCGCCGCACCCGGCGGCACCGCGCTCGCCTCGCTCAGCGTGCCCGGCCAGAAGGGCGGCGCGACCGTACAGGACGGCTGGACCTACGACCCGGACGCCTTCGCCGAGATCGCCCGTCAGCTCCGCGCCTACTTCGACGGCGAGCTGACCCGCTTCGCCCTCACCTTCGCCGACACCCGGGGCACCGACTTCCAGCGGCGCGTGTGGCGGGCCCTGGAGGCCGTTCCGTACGGGACCACGACCACGTACGGGGCCATCGCGGCCGGGATCGGCGCGGCGCGGGGCGCGGTGCGTGCCGTCGGCACGGCGATCGGCGCGAATCCGCTGCTCGTCGTCCGGCCCTGCCACCGAGTGATCGCCGCCGATGGATCCCTGTCGGGATACGCGGGCGGGCCCGTACGCAAGCGGCAGCTCCTCGGCATCGAGGGGGCCGGTCCGGACGCCGGCTGA
- a CDS encoding SDR family NAD(P)-dependent oxidoreductase, whose translation MGDLKGKTALVTGSSRGIGRGIAQRLAADGALIAVHYGSNDLAAKETVESITRTGGRAFMVGAELGVPGDAEALFAAFDAELVASGAQPGLDILVNNAAQNFPGHIDAVTYEEFDRTLAVNIRAPFFLIQHGLRRMRDGGRIINISSAVTSTAHPSQIAYSVAKGALETLTHTLAKDVGARGITVNTVAPGWVETDVTAARRATPEGRAAMAAYSVFNRIGRPSDIADVAAFLASDASRWITGQRFDVTGGSML comes from the coding sequence ATGGGTGACCTCAAGGGGAAGACCGCGCTGGTGACGGGATCCAGCCGCGGCATCGGCCGGGGCATCGCCCAGCGCCTCGCGGCGGACGGTGCGCTGATCGCCGTCCATTACGGCAGCAATGACCTCGCTGCCAAGGAAACGGTCGAAAGCATCACGCGTACGGGCGGCCGGGCATTCATGGTCGGCGCGGAACTGGGAGTCCCCGGCGACGCCGAAGCCCTCTTCGCCGCCTTCGACGCCGAACTCGTCGCCTCCGGCGCGCAGCCCGGCCTCGACATTCTCGTCAACAACGCCGCGCAGAACTTCCCCGGGCACATCGACGCGGTCACCTACGAGGAGTTCGACCGCACCCTCGCCGTCAACATCAGGGCCCCGTTCTTCCTCATCCAGCACGGTCTGCGACGGATGCGGGACGGCGGACGCATCATCAACATCTCATCGGCGGTGACGAGTACGGCACACCCGTCGCAGATCGCCTACAGCGTCGCCAAGGGCGCCCTGGAAACGCTCACCCACACCCTCGCCAAGGACGTCGGCGCACGCGGGATCACGGTGAACACCGTCGCCCCCGGCTGGGTCGAAACCGATGTGACGGCGGCGCGGAGGGCGACACCTGAGGGGCGGGCCGCGATGGCGGCCTACTCCGTCTTCAACCGTATCGGCCGCCCCTCCGACATCGCGGACGTCGCCGCGTTCCTGGCCTCCGACGCCTCCCGTTGGATCACCGGCCAGCGCTTCGACGTCACGGGCGGCTCGATGCTCTGA
- a CDS encoding ScbA/BarX family gamma-butyrolactone biosynthesis protein has product MSDTMHVSGTVQPRAPHQTHSEGNHRTPPGRHHAPCVPQEFVHRPIVDDILVTSWHRLDDSRFTLTAQWPHDHGYFTPTHGRHHLILTGETIRQAGLLLCHTELGVPVGHHFILGNLVYTTHPEHLAVGRGPTRLTIDVTCSRMRLRGGTLSSGHFAMTLRKAGRIVATGHSDVTVTSPAVYRRIRGERLAARRTLDPLPVPVPHQLTGSAMDSDVLLSPTDGSGRWELRIAPGHGAMVNPANDHIPGMLLLDAAQQAARALTAPRIFVPYAFGTEFHRYAEHGVPCTLAARHVPSALPSTTTVQVTGCQEGKPVFVSTLTALDARH; this is encoded by the coding sequence ATGAGCGACACGATGCACGTCAGCGGCACGGTTCAGCCCAGGGCTCCACATCAGACGCACTCGGAGGGGAACCACCGCACGCCCCCCGGACGTCACCACGCCCCCTGTGTCCCCCAGGAGTTCGTCCACCGGCCCATTGTCGACGACATTCTGGTCACGTCATGGCACCGGCTGGACGACTCCCGCTTCACGCTGACCGCCCAGTGGCCGCACGACCACGGGTACTTCACTCCGACGCACGGCCGCCACCACCTCATCCTCACCGGCGAGACCATCCGCCAGGCGGGGCTGCTCCTGTGCCACACCGAACTCGGCGTACCCGTCGGCCACCACTTCATCCTCGGCAACCTGGTGTACACAACTCATCCCGAGCACCTGGCCGTTGGCCGCGGACCCACCCGGCTGACCATCGACGTCACCTGCAGCCGGATGCGCCTTCGGGGCGGCACGCTGTCCAGCGGCCACTTCGCCATGACCCTCCGCAAGGCCGGCCGGATCGTCGCTACAGGCCATTCCGACGTCACCGTCACCTCCCCTGCCGTCTACCGCCGGATCCGTGGCGAACGGCTGGCCGCACGCCGCACCCTGGACCCACTGCCCGTACCCGTCCCGCACCAGCTGACCGGCAGCGCCATGGACAGCGATGTCCTGCTGTCCCCGACCGACGGATCCGGCCGATGGGAACTGCGCATCGCGCCCGGGCATGGCGCGATGGTGAATCCGGCGAACGACCACATTCCCGGAATGCTGCTGCTCGACGCCGCACAGCAGGCCGCCCGGGCGCTGACCGCGCCCCGGATCTTCGTGCCGTACGCCTTCGGCACCGAATTCCACCGCTACGCCGAGCACGGCGTCCCCTGCACCCTCGCGGCCCGGCACGTCCCTTCCGCGCTCCCCTCCACCACAACGGTCCAGGTCACCGGCTGCCAGGAGGGCAAGCCGGTGTTCGTCTCCACCCTGACCGCACTGGACGCCCGGCACTGA
- a CDS encoding ScbR family autoregulator-binding transcription factor — translation MAQQDRAIRTRRLILEAAAAVFDDLGYDRATIAEVLDRAGVTKGALYFHFASKEQLALAVLDEHVLDIAVEPQKIKLQEFVDAGQVLAYRLRSDPIQRGAARLAVEQGSNHLDRKQSMLSWSVFVEGLLNEAKGRGEVLESIVVRETAELYVGAFAGLQMMSHAFTNRADLSRRLTVFFEHTLPSVAVPAVLAKLKLDSERGAQLDAALQGTASANAGTGAAAS, via the coding sequence GTGGCCCAACAGGACCGCGCGATCCGGACCCGGCGACTGATTCTGGAGGCTGCCGCCGCGGTCTTTGACGACCTCGGCTACGACCGCGCAACCATCGCCGAAGTCCTCGACCGCGCAGGCGTCACCAAGGGCGCCTTGTACTTCCACTTCGCCTCCAAGGAACAGCTCGCGCTGGCGGTGCTCGATGAGCACGTACTGGACATCGCCGTCGAGCCGCAGAAGATCAAGTTGCAGGAGTTCGTCGACGCGGGCCAGGTGCTGGCGTACCGGCTGCGCAGTGACCCGATCCAGCGCGGGGCGGCGCGGCTGGCGGTCGAACAGGGCTCCAATCACCTCGACCGCAAGCAGTCGATGCTCTCGTGGAGCGTGTTCGTGGAGGGGCTGCTGAACGAGGCGAAGGGCCGCGGTGAAGTGCTGGAGAGCATCGTCGTGCGGGAGACCGCGGAGCTCTACGTCGGCGCCTTCGCCGGGTTGCAGATGATGTCCCATGCCTTCACCAACCGGGCCGATCTCAGCCGCCGGCTGACCGTCTTCTTCGAGCACACCCTCCCGAGCGTTGCGGTTCCGGCCGTCCTCGCCAAGCTCAAGCTGGATTCCGAGCGCGGCGCACAACTCGATGCCGCCCTGCAGGGGACGGCGTCGGCCAACGCCGGGACCGGCGCCGCGGCGAGCTGA